The following nucleotide sequence is from Paeniglutamicibacter kerguelensis.
AATCCCACCCCGAAGTGATCGGGGTCAACCTCCGCGCCACATTCACCCGGACGGGCTTCACGGGAGCACCCCGAAGCTTAAAAGAGAATCGGCGGGGCCGGCGCGGAAGGTGTCCCTATGACACTTCCACCCAACCCCGCCGATTTTCAACCCTCAAAAAGGTATCGGGGGTACAAAGAAACCGGTGTACTAGGCGTACAACTCGCTCTTGGGCTTGTTGTTGCGCACCTTGCGCCAGCCGATCCACAGGGCGACGGCAATCAGCGGGATGCACCCGATGGTGTAGAGGCCAAGGTGGAACACCTCGCCGTCCTTGCCCGTGATGGTGTCAAAGCCGATCAGCACGGTGATGATCGCCAGGGACACAAGTCCCGCCCAGCTGGTGTACGGCGAGCCCGGCATCAACAGCGAGGAGGCCTTGCCACGCTTCTTGCGCAGCATCAGCTGGCAGGCGAAGATCGATGCCCAGGTGAACAGCACGCCGATGGACGCGGTGTTCAGCGCCAGGTCGAATGCGTAGGTTCCACCGAGCCACACGTTGAGGATGATGCCGATGAAGTAGACGCCGGAGATGGCCCAGATACCCGCGTACGGAACGTAGCGCTTGTTCATCTTGGTCAGCCACTGCGGGGCGTGGCCATTGTTTGCCATCGCGCGGAAGATGCGGCCGATCGAGTACAGGCCCGAGTTGCAGGAGCTCAGTGCCGCGGTGATCACGACGAAGTTCATGACGCTGCCGATCCAGCCCCAGCCCAGCTGGTCGAAGACTGTGACAAACGGGCTGACGCCCGCCTGGTACTCGTTCCACGGAACGATCATGGCCAGCAGGGACACCGAGCCGACGTAGAAGACAACGATGCGGATGACCACGGCGCGGATTGCGGCGGGAACTTCCTTGGCCGGGTTTTCCATTTCACCGGCGGTGATGCCGACCAGCTCGATGGCGTTGTAGGCAAAGATGACGGCGTTGAGCACCAAGATGGAGATCAGGAAGCCGCGCGGGAACATGCCGCCTTCGCTGGCGAAGAGGTTGCTCACCGAGGCGTGTCCGTCGCCTACCTGCGCGTTCGTGACCACCAGGTAGGCGCCAATGCACAGGAACGACACGATGGCAGCGACCTTGAGGAACGAGGCCCAGAATTCGAACTCGGCAAAGGCCTTGGCGCTGAAGAGGTTCACGGCCACGAGCAGCCCCAGGGCGCAGAGCGCGGAGGCCTCCACCGGAACGCCGGGGAAGAAGTACTGGAAGTACAGGCCGATGGCGATGAGCTCGGCGATGCCGGTCATGGCCCAGTTCAGGACGTACATCCAACCGGAAAGGTAGGCGCCCTTGGCGCCGAAGAGCTCACCGGCATAGGAAACGAAGGAACCCGAGGACTGGCGGTACATGATCAATTCGCCCAGCGCACGCATCAGGAAATATGCGATGACACCGGCAATGGCATAGGAGAAGATCAATGCGGGACCGGTGGAAGCCAGGCGCCCGCCGGCACCCATGAACAGGCCGACCCCGATGGCACCACCCATCGCGATCATCTGGACGTGGCGACGCGTCAGGGTCTTCTTGTAACCCTCGGACGTGACACCAGCTTCG
It contains:
- a CDS encoding amino acid permease produces the protein MEPHNVLEHQHQVSTSEAGVTSEGYKKTLTRRHVQMIAMGGAIGVGLFMGAGGRLASTGPALIFSYAIAGVIAYFLMRALGELIMYRQSSGSFVSYAGELFGAKGAYLSGWMYVLNWAMTGIAELIAIGLYFQYFFPGVPVEASALCALGLLVAVNLFSAKAFAEFEFWASFLKVAAIVSFLCIGAYLVVTNAQVGDGHASVSNLFASEGGMFPRGFLISILVLNAVIFAYNAIELVGITAGEMENPAKEVPAAIRAVVIRIVVFYVGSVSLLAMIVPWNEYQAGVSPFVTVFDQLGWGWIGSVMNFVVITAALSSCNSGLYSIGRIFRAMANNGHAPQWLTKMNKRYVPYAGIWAISGVYFIGIILNVWLGGTYAFDLALNTASIGVLFTWASIFACQLMLRKKRGKASSLLMPGSPYTSWAGLVSLAIITVLIGFDTITGKDGEVFHLGLYTIGCIPLIAVALWIGWRKVRNNKPKSELYA